GACAATGAAAACAGAGGAACATTTGTTATGGGCATACATGCACGTTAGGGACATAGAATCAGATGCTGGTGATTTTTGCATACAACCACGCCAAAGTACCTAGAGCAATGGCAGCAGCAGCCACGTTGAGGAGAGGGGAATGAGATTTAGCATCCAGAACCAAGGTTGATTTGTTTCTTAATTCTTCGAGGAGGATATTTTGGTCATGAAAAATCTTTTTCATCTCCAGGAGGATCTCGTCAATCTGTTTGGCATGTTCGTGAAGTCGCATAGTTGTTGTCGTCTTGAATGAATCAAAATCGGACTGAAGGTGGGAGACCTTTTTATCAACCATTCGAATCTCGTCGATGATGGCTTCGTCTATCCATTTGAAAAGGTGGTGCTCCGATTGCCTCTGGCATTTGTAAGGTGGAAGAACTCTTTAATTGTTATTAATAGTATGTTAATTGAGGGATAGAGAGAATGTCGGAGGATACCTTGATGGCGATTTCGCATCTGTAGAACCGGTGGTATAAGTTTTGTTTGGTCTGAGCAGCAAAGGTAGTCAGGTTCGACCCGCACCAACATTTGGAAGGAATGCCCCGTGTTGTGTGTGTTTGAGAACGAGATGACGAAGTAGATGAACTCATGGCGAGCCTAGGTTTTGTGGAGATGAAGAGGGATTGAGATCCTTTAACGCAAGGGAGAACTAATAAAAAGCAGGTCTTTGGTTAGAGAGTTAAAAGAACAAAGGAGGTGGGGTCCATTTAATAGGGGTAGTACAGTTGGGTCTTAGGCCATTgagatttttttgaaattcaaagtGTCCCGAAATCTGCAATGAAGAGGGAAGTTCAAAATTGTGCGAGAAAGACTGAGGTGTAAATGGTGGCATTGTTGTTTGTGGACGTGGACGTGGACATGGTGTAAGAGTGTGTTTGTGTATTGTGTTTTTCATtgaattaaatgaaaaagaTGGTCGAGTCATCCCAAGCAATTACCAGAAACATAGTTAAGCCAACAGAGCAGAGTTAGAGTACAAAAGAGTTTGGAATCCTAGCACAGCTGAGAGTACGAGAAGATAGAAGCATTGTCAAGTTCAACAtaggaaattttaaaaaaaaaacgaagatgCCCCATTGTTACACAAGAGGTGGGCTTAGTGATTCAGCATAAACAACTTAGGTAGAATAAGCATGCATGACAATGGTTTTGTAGATGTCCAAGGCATACTGTTTGCGGAAGTCGTCAACAGCTTCGTCGGTGATGCCTGACATATGAGGTGCTGGGTCTCCAAGAGCGTGCATCTCCAGAAACTTCATGCTGACGGGGCCGCAGTCACCGGATCTGGAGTTGTTGTAGAGGTCAGGTAATCGTCTCCAGACAAACTTTTTAACTCCACGAAACTGAGTAAGCTCACACATAACCACTTTCCTTACTAGATAAGGGAGTATGGTAACCAATGGTAGCATGAAGCGCTCGACACGAGTATCTGCATACAAAGCGGGCATAGGGTCTAGAATCTCAATATACCCCATGTCAAGGTTGATGGCTAGGCCGACCCAATGTTTACGGTCCCAAAGCATCGGAGTGTAGATGGTGTGTACGTCCTCCATCCATTTCATCCCTTGGTGAAGAACAATGTCGACAATACGTTCATCCCACAGGAAGGTTGATCTCTTTCTGCAAGGAGCAAAATCTGGCCAAATGTCGGTGATATAAGCTGGTAGGAGTGGTGTGGTGAATGCGGACTTTTCAGTGAGAAGATGTGTTGAGTGTCTGGCACCGAGCATGTGGATTAAAACTTCCATGTGCTAGataaaataaacaagaatgtgtATTAGTAAAGTTAGCCGTCGTAGGTAGGTTGCGTATAGTTGAGAGGAATTAGAAAAGAGAGAACTCTTACGCGTGTGGAAGTCCATTGCTTTGGTTTAGCGAGATCGAGAAGAAATTTGTTGGAGAAGTCAAAAGAAGAGGGTGTGGAGTGATAGCTGCAACATAAAGGTGTAAGGAAGCAAAGAGATTGGAAATCTGTAAATTGGGAAATATCTTGGAAACTTACACGTCCGTCTTAGTTGAGACTGTGTTGTAGAATAGATCCCACTCGAGACCTGGAAGTGGCGAGATTAGTGTAACCGCAGGGATTAATGGAGATTTGAACAATTCATTAGCAAGGTGGTTCTCCTCCAAAGAGGGAACGTGGCTCTCCACATCTTTTGTCGCCGTTAGGTCGACAACTCCAAGGGCGTTTTGATCCTGAAAATGGAGACCATATTTGCTTCAACTATTTTAGAAAGAGTAGCAAATCAATTCACATTATGTAGGATGTGGTTTACCTTAAAAGGAAGAGATGGTGGAGACTCGGTAACCTTAGAAGGAAGAGAGGGTGGAGACTCGGAGGAAGCTGTAGCTGTGAAAGCATTGACGGTAGTCGCATGAACAGCGAAGCCTGGCAGAGTGTCGTTGCTCTTAGTGGGTGATGTAAGTATTGTCTTAGGCTGCGGTGAGAGTAATAGGAGACTCCGAGGAATAGATGAATCGAAGATTGGTGGGTCTGGATTGATGGGATCGTAAATCCTCACTCCATGATAGAGGATGTGATTAATCTCCGGACTGTTGGGGTGATCACTCTTATCGTAGACTACTGAGTTGAGCTCATCCCAAGGAGGTTGCTTGCTTACTGGAGTACGAGGTGGCTCGTCGTAGTCATCTGTATCATCGTTAGGGTGGGTGATCACCTGACTTGGCTGAGGAGTTTGATTAAAAACAGGGGAGACTTGTCTGCTGTAATCGTTGTGGTCAGGAGAAGTGTGGACGCATGCGTTTGTGTGGTTAGGTGAAACGTGGACACTCTGAAAGTGGATGAAGTGGTCGCTCGTATGTGAGCTAGCAAGAGACAGATGACTGAGTGGAGTAGTGGCGTAAACGGGGGAGGGTTGACTAGGGTGAACATTGTGGACGGGGGATGTGTGGGCACTTGTGTTGTTGTGGTTAGGTGAAACGTGGACACTCTCTGTGTGGATGCCATGGTCGGTTGCAGGGGAACTAGCAAGATGATCATCTGCAGAATCACGATGTAGCTGAGCTTCGTATTGACTGATTATAGGGGATGTCGTTTGAGGCAAGTCATCTGTCTCCATTGGGGCATCATCCTGCAGCCAAAAAATGAATTCTTTGTTAGTGGTGAAAACACAAAGCTATTTGTGTGGCAAAAAAGTGTGTTCTTTGCAATTCACCTGATTTTGACTTGGTTCTGGAGTGTGGGGTGGTGTTTTGGACTGCTTGCGACGAGATAAAAGTTTGTTGAAAGATGATGGCCTTGCATGAGATCGTTTCTTCCTACGTTTCATCTCGCGTTTGAGCTGCTTCACTTGCGTTGACAGTTGAATCACCATCTCCGTAAGTTGAACGTTGGTGAAGCTTTGGGTGGTTGAACGTGTAAAGTAGGAACTTATACGCCTTTGCTTCCTTGCAGACGGCTGACTTGTTTGTAGAGATTGCTTAATAGTAGCCTTCTTCTTGACACGGATCTTTGGCTTCTTGATGATAGGCTCAGATGTAAC
The nucleotide sequence above comes from Brassica napus cultivar Da-Ae chromosome A9, Da-Ae, whole genome shotgun sequence. Encoded proteins:
- the LOC125578205 gene encoding uncharacterized protein At4g04775-like, encoding MSSSTSSSRSQTHTTRGIPSKCWCGSNLTTFAAQTKQNLYHRFYRCEIAIKRQSEHHLFKWIDEAIIDEIRMVDKKVSHLQSDFDSFKTTTTMRLHEHAKQIDEILLEMKKIFHDQNILLEELRNKSTLVLDAKSHSPLLNVAAAAIALGTLAWLYAKITSI